One window of Paenibacillus sp. FSL K6-3182 genomic DNA carries:
- a CDS encoding SMC family ATPase has protein sequence MRPIKLTMTAFGSYRDSETIDFSMLEDRRLFVISGNTGAGKTSIFDAICFAIYGTASGEDRADPRMLRSHFAAEEIHTAVHFDFAIGRRSYLVLRQMPHRKGGNKSETGGKCELYETTSGEPIPAVDRFILSDVNAKLEQIIGLTKEQFSQIVMLPQGEFRKLLTSDTDNKEEILRRIFRTELYERLENRFQQKNRALQDQLKEAKATLNAYMKQVQEALPERENSKLVETFKQEVYSATQVTDALALEFEFYKKLAGDAEEQKELLGGRLEAAEVQLRVAMTLNSKYEEHARKRTQLEQLDGQKPEYGLKEQRLALAEKAAHLAPYQEHAERTAADVKLKREQFATRQAELETTERDFKLVVERFAVEEQRGEERREAERELSKLLEMAPIVRTLASQQQAIDKLVLAEKGCTIKLEALDAELIKLREAKLAANAQVKETELETAELTDKLDQLRLIEQQGKQLKRVVDVEKEMTRIALLEKEFAQTLSKTKDNHDQLEAAWLEGQASLLAAHLHEGMPCPVCGSEEHPAKSVIHSEIPSRERLQEAKLQLAAVEREWLEARAQAAAAQATREDGAKELAEFGLKAVMLEEQRTQLLQLWRGLKEDTDKLLLKVKQLPELKQLIERQEQQLEKQQLSKEQLQQEQQRLIVLRTSQQSALQQELGRIPETLRTPEKLTEKLNEQQVVYDRMSAAWKSVQEQQQKMTAKLAEQKAYAVQSEQQQQESEKNRQLAEQRLLDELVKAGFDTVQQYRAAALPDPAREQLKKEIAAYQAAVASLMQQLVELQSELAGKPKVDLSQLQEQLAALKQQQEKLFAAAQTAIRTGQVAERLAISIGKANDYVSELEAKLEEVMDVFQMLKGDNALKVSFERYILIEFLEQILFAANSRLHDLSNGQFMLQRSDRLETRGKQSGLGLDVYDAYTGQNRDVKTLSGGEKFNASLCLALGMTDVIQSHMGGVTIEMMFIDEGFGSLDEESLQKAITALVDLQKSGRMIGVISHVQELKDAFPACLEVNKTKEGFSRTKLTVR, from the coding sequence ATGAGGCCAATCAAATTAACAATGACAGCTTTCGGCTCCTATCGAGACTCGGAAACGATCGATTTCAGCATGCTGGAGGATCGACGCCTGTTTGTTATTTCAGGCAATACAGGCGCAGGGAAAACGTCAATTTTTGATGCGATTTGTTTTGCTATCTATGGAACGGCTAGTGGAGAGGATCGAGCTGATCCCCGTATGCTTCGCAGTCATTTTGCTGCAGAAGAAATACACACCGCGGTTCATTTCGATTTCGCTATCGGTCGCAGAAGCTACTTGGTCCTTAGGCAGATGCCTCATCGCAAGGGCGGGAACAAAAGTGAAACAGGCGGTAAATGCGAGCTGTATGAGACGACTAGCGGGGAACCTATTCCAGCAGTAGACCGTTTTATTTTGTCTGACGTGAATGCTAAGCTGGAGCAGATTATTGGCCTCACCAAGGAGCAATTCAGTCAGATTGTCATGCTTCCGCAAGGAGAGTTTCGAAAGCTGCTGACTTCCGATACAGATAATAAGGAAGAGATTTTGCGCCGAATTTTTCGGACAGAGCTGTATGAGCGTTTGGAAAATCGTTTTCAGCAAAAAAATCGTGCGCTGCAGGATCAGCTGAAAGAAGCAAAAGCGACTCTTAATGCTTATATGAAGCAAGTGCAAGAGGCGCTGCCAGAGCGAGAAAATAGTAAGCTTGTTGAAACCTTTAAGCAGGAAGTATATAGTGCGACGCAAGTGACGGACGCTTTGGCGCTGGAGTTCGAATTTTATAAGAAGCTTGCAGGAGATGCGGAAGAGCAAAAGGAGCTGCTTGGAGGAAGGCTAGAAGCGGCTGAAGTGCAGCTGAGGGTTGCGATGACGCTTAATAGCAAGTACGAGGAGCATGCGAGGAAGCGGACGCAGCTTGAGCAGCTGGATGGTCAGAAGCCGGAATATGGCTTGAAGGAGCAGCGGCTGGCGCTTGCTGAAAAAGCAGCCCATTTGGCTCCTTATCAGGAGCATGCTGAACGAACCGCTGCTGATGTGAAGTTGAAGCGGGAACAATTTGCTACGAGGCAAGCGGAGCTGGAAACCACGGAGCGCGATTTTAAGCTTGTAGTTGAGCGGTTTGCAGTAGAAGAGCAGCGCGGCGAGGAACGGCGTGAAGCGGAACGTGAGCTTAGCAAATTGCTAGAGATGGCTCCAATCGTAAGAACGCTCGCTAGTCAGCAGCAAGCGATCGACAAGCTCGTACTTGCGGAGAAGGGTTGTACAATTAAGCTTGAGGCATTGGATGCAGAGCTTATAAAGCTGCGAGAAGCGAAGCTCGCTGCAAATGCACAAGTGAAGGAAACAGAGCTTGAAACGGCAGAGCTGACAGATAAGCTGGATCAGCTGCGTCTTATTGAGCAGCAGGGGAAACAATTAAAGCGAGTAGTTGACGTCGAGAAAGAAATGACGAGAATCGCTCTATTAGAGAAAGAATTTGCTCAAACTCTCAGCAAAACAAAAGACAACCACGATCAGCTTGAGGCTGCATGGCTTGAGGGGCAAGCTTCTCTACTAGCTGCCCATCTGCATGAGGGCATGCCTTGTCCTGTGTGCGGCAGTGAGGAGCATCCAGCAAAGTCGGTCATCCATTCAGAGATTCCTTCTCGTGAACGGCTGCAAGAGGCAAAGTTACAATTAGCCGCAGTGGAGCGGGAATGGCTTGAAGCGCGAGCACAAGCAGCTGCAGCACAAGCAACACGCGAGGATGGTGCTAAAGAGCTGGCGGAATTTGGATTGAAAGCCGTCATGCTGGAGGAGCAACGAACGCAGCTGCTGCAGCTTTGGCGCGGCCTTAAGGAAGATACGGACAAGCTTCTATTGAAAGTGAAGCAGCTTCCTGAGCTCAAGCAGTTGATCGAACGTCAGGAGCAGCAGCTCGAGAAGCAACAGCTTAGTAAGGAACAACTACAGCAGGAGCAGCAGCGCTTAATCGTTTTGCGAACGTCACAGCAATCGGCGCTGCAGCAGGAGCTGGGCCGCATCCCAGAAACACTGCGTACTCCTGAGAAGCTGACTGAAAAACTAAATGAGCAGCAGGTAGTTTATGACCGAATGTCAGCAGCTTGGAAGTCTGTTCAAGAGCAGCAGCAAAAAATGACAGCGAAGCTGGCCGAACAGAAAGCATATGCCGTGCAATCCGAGCAGCAGCAGCAAGAATCTGAAAAAAACAGGCAGCTAGCAGAGCAGCGCTTGCTGGATGAGCTCGTGAAAGCGGGTTTTGACACGGTTCAGCAATATCGAGCAGCAGCTTTGCCTGACCCAGCTAGAGAACAGTTGAAAAAAGAAATTGCCGCATACCAAGCAGCCGTTGCTTCACTTATGCAGCAGCTGGTTGAACTGCAAAGCGAGCTTGCTGGCAAACCTAAAGTGGATCTGTCGCAGCTTCAGGAGCAGCTTGCTGCTTTGAAGCAGCAGCAGGAGAAACTATTTGCCGCCGCACAAACGGCAATACGGACCGGTCAAGTTGCTGAGCGACTTGCCATTTCAATTGGAAAGGCCAATGATTATGTGAGCGAGCTAGAGGCTAAGCTTGAAGAGGTCATGGATGTATTCCAGATGTTGAAAGGGGATAATGCGCTCAAGGTATCGTTCGAGCGCTATATTCTAATCGAGTTTTTGGAGCAGATTCTCTTTGCTGCCAATTCGCGTTTGCATGATTTATCGAATGGGCAATTTATGCTGCAAAGAAGTGATCGCCTTGAAACTCGCGGTAAGCAAAGCGGACTAGGCCTCGATGTCTATGATGCGTATACAGGTCAGAATCGTGACGTGAAAACATTGTCCGGTGGTGAGAAGTTTAATGCCTCGTTATGTCTTGCACTTGGAATGACGGATGTTATTCAATCCCACATGGGCGGCGTGACAATTGAAATGATGTTCATTGATGAGGGCTTTGGTTCACTCGATGAGGAATCGCTTCAGAAAGCTATTACAGCGCTTGTTGATTTGCAGAAATCTGGAAGGATGATCGGTGTTATATCTCACGTTCAGGAGCTTAAGGATGCATTCCCGGCTTGCCTTGAGGTTAATAAGACGAAGGAAGGTTTTAGTCGGACGAAATTAACGGTGAGATAA
- a CDS encoding exonuclease SbcCD subunit D, which produces MKLFHTADWHLGKLVQGVYMTEDQRYVLMQLLQAIEIERPDAVIIAGDLYDRAVPPTEAVELLDELLSRIVIDLGTPVLAISGNHDSPDRINFGTKMMENRGLYLAGQLRKTLGPVVLNDEFGEVHFHLVPYADPAQVRYEFGDESIKTHDDAMRAVTANIAESMNPEARHVFVGHAFVTATGEPELNTSDSERPLSVGGAEHVSAAYFEKFNYTALGHLHQAHFVRNHKIRYAGSPLKYSISEENHAKGYFVIELNEAGEVEIEKRELLPLRNMRRVTATIEEITKHEINEDYVFVTLLNDNPVLFPMEKVRAVYPNALHVERRPLSSGSHLSDGGSLDVGVAKGRREADPIELFTAFYQEVKQQPLSEAKKQLFANTYAELLREEGGIL; this is translated from the coding sequence ATGAAGCTATTTCATACTGCGGACTGGCATTTGGGCAAGCTCGTTCAAGGCGTATATATGACAGAGGATCAGCGTTATGTTCTGATGCAGCTGCTGCAAGCGATCGAAATCGAACGGCCGGATGCGGTCATTATTGCTGGCGATCTCTATGATCGGGCTGTTCCGCCTACGGAAGCGGTAGAATTGCTTGATGAGCTGCTCAGCCGGATCGTCATCGATTTAGGCACGCCAGTGCTTGCAATATCAGGGAATCACGACAGTCCAGACCGTATTAATTTTGGTACAAAAATGATGGAAAATCGCGGTTTATATTTGGCGGGACAGCTTCGCAAAACGCTCGGACCAGTCGTGTTAAATGATGAATTCGGCGAGGTTCACTTCCATCTTGTTCCGTACGCAGATCCTGCGCAAGTACGCTACGAGTTTGGCGATGAATCGATAAAAACGCATGACGATGCGATGCGGGCAGTTACAGCAAACATTGCTGAGTCTATGAATCCAGAAGCTCGGCATGTGTTTGTCGGGCATGCTTTTGTTACGGCAACCGGAGAGCCGGAGCTTAATACAAGCGACTCCGAGCGGCCATTGTCTGTTGGCGGAGCTGAACATGTGAGTGCGGCTTATTTTGAAAAATTTAATTATACAGCGCTTGGACATTTGCATCAGGCCCATTTCGTTCGCAATCACAAGATAAGGTATGCGGGTTCCCCGCTTAAATATTCGATTTCTGAGGAAAACCATGCGAAGGGTTATTTCGTCATTGAGCTTAATGAAGCGGGTGAAGTGGAGATCGAGAAGCGCGAGCTGCTTCCGCTTCGCAACATGCGCCGTGTAACTGCTACTATTGAAGAGATAACGAAGCATGAAATAAACGAGGATTATGTTTTTGTTACTCTTTTGAATGATAATCCCGTATTGTTTCCAATGGAGAAGGTGCGTGCGGTTTATCCAAATGCGCTTCATGTGGAACGCAGGCCATTATCTTCAGGCAGCCATTTGAGCGATGGCGGCAGCTTGGACGTAGGAGTGGCTAAAGGACGGCGTGAGGCTGATCCAATCGAGCTGTTCACAGCTTTTTATCAAGAAGTAAAGCAGCAACCACTCTCGGAAGCGAAAAAACAGTTGTTTGCGAATACGTATGCAGAGCTGCTGCGTGAGGAAGGAGGTATCCTATGA
- a CDS encoding MFS transporter produces the protein MSRFTSTLSKNYILLLTVVFGGFLIFGFSENIKGPALPRMQSELKLDELQVGILLAFNSLGYLLACSFTGWLTRKAGMKLTLVLTFGSMAVSGVCIYFAANYTSLSSAYFLMYVGNGMLEIALAILAARIFIKNTGTMMNLAHFFYGLSSTFAPIIAASLMGVQVFGSALGWRGMYMLMLALSILPMLPGLFAKYAGDEQKHEDRISLKEFARDKIAWLIVVVLSFGVISELAVGGWLVNFLEKAYGWSGDASAKMLSAFFFCFMLARLVLGPVTDKIGYTRSLILLSAFSGLCSVAAIIIGEPGAFLFALAGVGIAPIYPTVMALLAKRYPNNADTAITFTVTLMGIASVIGNLAIGAITEWTKQLFAGTENSHASLVAGLQGGYLFIGACALACSVTSIILYRMLRNRNAVL, from the coding sequence TTGTCTCGTTTCACTTCTACTTTATCCAAAAACTACATACTGCTGCTTACTGTCGTATTCGGAGGTTTCCTCATCTTTGGCTTCTCTGAAAATATTAAAGGGCCTGCTCTTCCTAGAATGCAGAGTGAGTTGAAGCTTGACGAGCTGCAAGTCGGAATTTTGTTAGCATTTAACTCCCTTGGCTATTTGCTTGCATGCAGCTTTACCGGGTGGCTTACCCGCAAAGCAGGCATGAAGCTCACCTTGGTGCTCACATTTGGCTCTATGGCGGTATCGGGTGTTTGCATCTATTTTGCAGCCAATTACACCTCACTTTCATCTGCTTATTTCCTCATGTATGTCGGAAATGGGATGCTTGAAATCGCGCTAGCCATCCTTGCCGCTCGAATTTTCATCAAAAACACGGGCACAATGATGAACCTCGCACACTTTTTTTATGGGCTCAGCTCAACCTTTGCTCCGATCATTGCTGCTTCGCTGATGGGTGTTCAAGTATTTGGTTCTGCGCTAGGCTGGCGGGGAATGTACATGCTTATGCTCGCGCTCTCGATTTTGCCCATGCTTCCAGGACTTTTCGCAAAATATGCCGGTGATGAGCAAAAACACGAGGATCGAATCTCTTTAAAGGAATTTGCTCGTGACAAGATCGCTTGGCTCATTGTAGTCGTGCTATCTTTCGGAGTAATATCGGAGCTTGCTGTTGGCGGTTGGCTCGTTAACTTTTTGGAGAAGGCTTACGGTTGGAGCGGTGATGCGTCGGCTAAAATGCTATCTGCCTTTTTCTTCTGCTTTATGCTCGCAAGGCTCGTTCTCGGTCCCGTCACTGACAAAATTGGCTACACGAGATCGCTCATTTTACTATCTGCTTTTTCTGGGTTATGCTCAGTTGCAGCCATTATCATCGGTGAACCAGGTGCCTTTTTGTTTGCACTCGCAGGAGTTGGTATCGCCCCAATCTATCCAACCGTCATGGCCCTGCTTGCCAAACGTTACCCGAACAACGCTGATACCGCTATTACCTTTACCGTAACCTTAATGGGCATAGCGAGTGTCATCGGCAACCTCGCTATCGGCGCCATTACAGAATGGACGAAGCAGCTGTTTGCCGGAACTGAAAACTCGCATGCCAGCCTCGTTGCAGGTCTGCAAGGCGGTTATCTATTCATCGGGGCATGTGCGCTTGCCTGCTCGGTCACTTCGATCATTCTTTATCGCATGCTTAGAAATAGGAATGCTGTATTGTAA
- a CDS encoding CoA-acylating methylmalonate-semialdehyde dehydrogenase, which yields MAIEPISLQDSLKLRNFINGVWVESVNGRTDKVINPATGAVIAYVPLSVQEDVEAAVHAAEQAYPAWSKTPVPRRARVLFRYWQLLQEHAEELAEIITMENGKSYKEAVGEVQRGIENVEFAAGAPTHMMGATLANIATDIDSELFRVPLGVVGGITPFNFPMMVPCWMFPLAIALGNTFVLKPSERTPLTVNKLAELLREAGLPDGVLNVVHGAHDVVNALTSSPSVKAISFVGSQPVAKYVYERAAYNGKRVQALAGAKNIHIVMPDAHIDKTVENIIASSFGSAGERCMACSAVVAVGDGSSFMKALQAAAEAMIIGSGMRDDVTLTPVIRDEHRKRIEKYIASGIAEGAALLLDGRLAAERSGEGYFLGPTIFDQVKPEMKIATDEIFGPVLSVLRAEDLNEALTIVNSSRFGNSAVIYTENAKAVRQFREEAEAGMLGVNVGVPAPMAFFPFSGWKDSFYGDLHANGKDGVEFYTKKKMMTSRYF from the coding sequence ATGGCTATAGAACCTATTTCCCTACAGGATTCGCTTAAATTGCGTAATTTTATAAATGGTGTTTGGGTGGAGTCTGTAAATGGACGAACAGATAAAGTGATAAATCCAGCTACAGGGGCAGTAATCGCATACGTCCCTTTATCCGTTCAAGAGGATGTTGAAGCTGCTGTGCATGCTGCGGAGCAGGCTTATCCAGCATGGAGCAAAACCCCTGTTCCACGCAGGGCGAGGGTGCTGTTTCGTTACTGGCAGCTTCTGCAGGAGCATGCGGAGGAGCTGGCGGAGATTATAACGATGGAGAACGGAAAAAGCTACAAAGAAGCGGTCGGAGAAGTGCAGCGCGGCATCGAAAATGTGGAGTTTGCGGCAGGAGCGCCGACGCATATGATGGGAGCAACGCTTGCAAACATTGCAACGGACATAGATTCGGAGCTGTTCCGAGTGCCGCTTGGTGTAGTGGGAGGCATCACGCCATTTAATTTTCCGATGATGGTACCCTGCTGGATGTTCCCGCTTGCCATCGCGCTTGGCAACACTTTTGTGCTCAAGCCATCAGAACGTACGCCGCTTACCGTTAACAAGCTTGCGGAGCTATTACGGGAAGCGGGATTGCCGGATGGTGTACTTAATGTGGTGCATGGCGCTCACGATGTTGTAAATGCATTGACGAGCAGTCCCAGTGTAAAGGCCATTTCATTTGTCGGCTCGCAGCCTGTTGCCAAATACGTATATGAACGAGCTGCGTATAACGGCAAAAGAGTTCAAGCGCTTGCCGGCGCCAAAAACATCCATATTGTAATGCCAGACGCGCATATCGATAAAACGGTTGAGAACATCATTGCCTCCTCCTTTGGCAGTGCTGGTGAGCGATGCATGGCTTGCTCTGCTGTTGTTGCAGTCGGTGATGGGAGCAGCTTTATGAAGGCGCTGCAAGCTGCAGCGGAAGCAATGATCATCGGTTCGGGAATGCGCGATGACGTCACCTTAACGCCAGTCATACGCGATGAGCATCGCAAGCGCATCGAAAAGTATATTGCGAGCGGGATTGCTGAGGGGGCTGCGCTTCTGCTTGATGGCAGGCTTGCAGCGGAGCGCAGCGGCGAAGGATATTTTCTTGGACCGACGATTTTTGACCAAGTGAAACCAGAAATGAAGATTGCCACAGATGAAATATTTGGTCCAGTATTATCTGTCTTGCGCGCGGAAGATTTAAATGAGGCGCTTACTATAGTGAATAGTTCTAGATTTGGTAATTCAGCAGTCATTTATACGGAAAATGCTAAGGCGGTTCGTCAATTCCGCGAGGAAGCGGAAGCCGGTATGCTGGGCGTTAATGTAGGCGTGCCTGCACCAATGGCTTTTTTTCCGTTTTCGGGATGGAAGGACTCTTTCTACGGAGATTTGCATGCCAATGGAAAGGACGGAGTGGAATTTTATACGAAGAAAAAAATGATGACATCGAGATATTTTTGA
- the hydA gene encoding dihydropyrimidinase, which produces MTVKLIKNGVIVTAADTYKADVLIKEGIIAKIGIDLESEADEIIDATGKYVFPGGIDPHTHLDMPFGGTVTADDFETGTKAAAFGGTTTIVDFCLTTKGKPLKESIAAWHQKADRKAVIDYGFHLMISEINDAVLAELPSIIKEEGITSLKVFMAYKNVFQADDGTLFRTMLAAKEHGAMVMVHAENGDVIDFLIHKALEEGNTDPIYHALTRPSIIEGEATGRAAKLAELAGARLYVVHVTCAEAVQQIAEARNQGVDMWGETCPQYLVLDQSQLEKPDFQGAKYVWSPPLREAHHQEVLWNALKSGQLQTLGSDHCSFNFDGQKDLGRGDFSKIPNGGPVIEDRFSLFYSEGVHQGRITLNQFVDIVSTRSAKLFGLFPQKGTIAVGSDADIVIFDPLAERILSAETHHMNVDYNPFEGLKVTGLPVSVLSRGEFVIQDCQFVGSIGAGRYVKRTPYKAANR; this is translated from the coding sequence ATGACGGTGAAGCTCATAAAAAATGGGGTTATTGTAACGGCAGCCGACACGTATAAAGCTGATGTGCTGATTAAGGAAGGCATCATCGCCAAAATCGGCATTGACCTCGAGTCGGAAGCGGATGAGATTATCGATGCAACAGGCAAATACGTATTTCCAGGCGGCATTGATCCTCATACCCATCTTGATATGCCGTTTGGCGGCACGGTTACGGCGGATGATTTTGAGACAGGCACAAAAGCTGCAGCTTTCGGAGGAACTACAACGATTGTTGATTTCTGCTTGACGACGAAAGGGAAACCACTTAAGGAATCCATTGCGGCATGGCATCAAAAAGCAGACAGAAAAGCCGTTATCGATTATGGCTTTCACCTCATGATTAGTGAAATAAACGATGCAGTGCTTGCCGAGCTTCCATCGATTATTAAAGAAGAGGGCATTACCTCGTTGAAGGTGTTTATGGCTTACAAAAATGTGTTTCAAGCGGATGACGGCACGTTGTTTCGGACGATGCTCGCAGCCAAGGAGCATGGAGCGATGGTAATGGTGCATGCTGAGAATGGCGATGTCATCGATTTTCTCATTCATAAAGCGTTGGAGGAAGGCAACACCGATCCTATTTATCATGCGCTTACGAGACCGTCGATTATTGAAGGAGAGGCAACTGGACGTGCAGCAAAACTAGCCGAGCTTGCTGGAGCGAGACTGTATGTCGTGCATGTGACATGCGCCGAAGCAGTCCAGCAAATCGCAGAGGCGCGCAATCAAGGCGTGGACATGTGGGGCGAAACCTGTCCGCAATATTTGGTGCTCGATCAGTCGCAGCTAGAGAAGCCGGATTTTCAAGGGGCAAAATACGTATGGTCGCCGCCTCTTCGTGAAGCGCACCATCAAGAGGTGCTTTGGAATGCACTGAAGAGCGGCCAGCTGCAAACGCTGGGTTCGGATCACTGCTCTTTTAATTTTGACGGGCAGAAGGATTTGGGGCGGGGGGATTTCAGTAAAATTCCAAATGGCGGCCCCGTTATAGAGGATCGATTCTCGCTCTTTTATTCGGAGGGCGTTCATCAAGGGCGTATTACGCTTAATCAATTCGTAGACATTGTATCGACGCGCAGCGCCAAGCTGTTTGGTCTTTTTCCCCAGAAGGGGACGATTGCAGTTGGCAGTGATGCGGATATCGTCATCTTTGATCCGCTAGCAGAGCGTATTCTCTCAGCTGAAACACATCATATGAACGTTGATTATAACCCGTTTGAAGGATTGAAGGTGACAGGTTTGCCCGTTAGCGTGCTATCACGCGGTGAATTTGTTATTCAAGATTGTCAATTTGTTGGCTCTATTGGAGCTGGACGATACGTGAAGCGGACTCCTTACAAGGCGGCTAATCGATAG
- the preA gene encoding NAD-dependent dihydropyrimidine dehydrogenase subunit PreA gives MADLRIQLAGIASPNPFWLASAPPTNTGYQVQRAFEAGWGGAVWKTLGDPIINTSSRFAAIHFNGQRVAGFNNIELISDRPLEVNLKEIYETKKRFPEHALVVSLMVEPKREKWHEIVKKVEAVGVDGLELNFGCPHGMAERGMGAASGQQPDLVEMQTMWVKEAARTPVIVKLTPNITDITATAKAAVRGGADAISLINTINSLAGVDIDTWNTIPHVGGKGAHGGYCGPAVKPIALNMVAECARNPLVGVPISGIGGVSSWRDAVEFILMGSTGVQVCTAAMHHGFSIVEDMIDGLNNYLDEKGLKSVNELIGKSVERYSDWGDLDLNYAVVARIEQDTCIVCNKCHIACEDTSHQCIERHIDDTGAAYLKVREEDCVGCNLCSIVCPVEGAIEMVEVPSMEPALSWNQRQAAIASLGKSNDSDDGDKKEAV, from the coding sequence ATGGCTGATCTGCGCATTCAATTAGCAGGCATAGCTTCTCCGAATCCTTTTTGGCTTGCATCAGCGCCGCCAACGAACACCGGCTATCAGGTTCAGCGAGCATTTGAAGCGGGCTGGGGCGGAGCGGTATGGAAGACGCTGGGCGATCCAATTATTAATACATCCTCGCGATTTGCAGCTATTCATTTCAATGGACAACGAGTAGCAGGATTCAACAACATTGAGCTGATTTCGGATCGCCCGCTTGAAGTGAACTTAAAGGAAATATACGAGACAAAGAAGCGATTTCCGGAGCATGCGCTTGTCGTTTCATTGATGGTGGAGCCTAAACGCGAGAAATGGCATGAAATTGTAAAAAAAGTAGAGGCTGTCGGTGTGGATGGATTGGAATTGAACTTCGGATGTCCCCATGGCATGGCGGAGCGGGGGATGGGCGCTGCTTCTGGTCAGCAGCCGGATCTGGTTGAAATGCAGACAATGTGGGTCAAGGAGGCGGCGAGGACGCCAGTCATAGTCAAGCTTACGCCGAATATTACGGACATTACCGCGACAGCGAAAGCAGCCGTTCGCGGAGGAGCGGATGCGATCTCGCTGATCAATACCATTAATTCACTAGCTGGAGTTGATATCGATACATGGAATACGATTCCGCATGTTGGCGGAAAAGGCGCGCATGGGGGCTACTGCGGGCCTGCAGTTAAGCCGATTGCGCTTAATATGGTTGCGGAATGTGCCCGAAATCCTTTAGTCGGGGTGCCCATTTCCGGGATAGGCGGAGTATCGAGCTGGCGGGATGCGGTTGAGTTTATTTTGATGGGCTCAACTGGCGTTCAAGTATGTACAGCTGCCATGCATCATGGCTTTAGCATCGTAGAGGATATGATCGATGGTCTAAACAATTATTTGGATGAAAAGGGTTTGAAATCAGTCAATGAGCTAATAGGCAAATCGGTAGAGCGCTATTCGGATTGGGGAGATCTTGATCTTAATTACGCGGTCGTTGCACGAATTGAACAGGATACTTGCATCGTTTGCAATAAATGCCATATCGCTTGCGAGGATACTTCGCATCAGTGTATTGAGCGGCATATAGACGATACTGGCGCAGCATACCTGAAGGTTCGCGAGGAAGATTGTGTAGGCTGCAACCTTTGTTCTATTGTTTGCCCGGTTGAAGGTGCGATTGAGATGGTAGAGGTTCCCTCGATGGAGCCAGCTCTAAGCTGGAATCAACGGCAAGCGGCAATTGCGTCACTAGGAAAAAGCAATGATTCTGACGATGGCGATAAGAAGGAGGCTGTATAG